One window of the Gemmatimonadaceae bacterium genome contains the following:
- a CDS encoding OmpA family protein yields the protein MKIIQSMGMPGGRALAAKGSGAKAAAAPPAAPAANVWVNYDFVPGEKVIFYSDFTDDQVGNFPERLQFVEGNMEVTELGGRRALRATSQSKLTIPLPEVLPQRFTIEIDVINRPSVDGADFHISGLVGPTDNAGTSIIGWGSDGVALLGGGGGEVKLTKNDANRLRYRGKPAQLRILGDGKYIKVYLDEKRMANVPNANFARSKVLHLIIDAGSDENPAYIGRIRVAERSKSLYDDLAAKGRVATQGLLFDTGSDRLRPESTPTLKQIAAMLEQHPELRLRIEGHTDNVGAKDANRKLSDKRAAAVKTVLVGDYYHVNAGRLESKGFGDTKPAGTNATPEGRSNNSRVELVKM from the coding sequence ATGAAAATAATACAGAGCATGGGGATGCCGGGCGGCCGCGCACTCGCCGCGAAGGGGAGCGGCGCAAAAGCGGCTGCGGCTCCCCCCGCCGCCCCCGCCGCCAACGTCTGGGTCAACTACGATTTCGTGCCCGGCGAGAAGGTGATCTTCTACTCTGATTTCACCGACGATCAAGTTGGCAACTTCCCGGAGCGGCTGCAGTTCGTAGAGGGGAACATGGAAGTCACCGAGCTTGGCGGCCGGCGAGCTTTGCGGGCAACCAGCCAGAGCAAGCTCACCATACCTCTGCCCGAAGTCCTGCCCCAACGCTTCACCATCGAGATCGACGTCATCAACCGCCCATCGGTTGACGGAGCGGATTTTCATATTAGTGGCCTCGTCGGCCCCACGGATAACGCCGGAACTTCCATAATTGGCTGGGGGAGCGATGGCGTTGCGCTGCTCGGCGGGGGCGGAGGCGAGGTCAAGCTTACCAAAAACGATGCGAACCGGCTCCGGTACCGCGGCAAACCGGCACAACTCCGGATCCTCGGCGACGGGAAATACATCAAGGTGTATCTCGACGAGAAGCGCATGGCAAACGTTCCCAACGCCAACTTCGCGCGGTCAAAGGTGCTGCATCTGATCATCGACGCGGGGAGCGATGAGAACCCGGCCTACATCGGGCGTATCCGCGTCGCCGAAAGGAGTAAGTCCCTCTACGATGATCTTGCGGCGAAAGGTCGTGTCGCAACTCAGGGCCTTCTCTTCGATACCGGGAGCGACCGGCTGCGCCCGGAGTCAACACCGACACTGAAGCAGATTGCGGCAATGCTCGAGCAGCATCCCGAGTTGCGACTGCGGATCGAGGGGCACACCGACAACGTCGGTGCGAAGGACGCCAATCGGAAGTTGAGCGACAAGCGCGCAGCGGCTGTGAAGACGGTGCTGGTTGGGGACTACTACCACGTGAACGCGGGGCGGCTCGAGTCGAAGGGGTTCGGCGACACCAAGCCGGCGGGGACGAACGCCACGCCCGAAGGACGCTCCAACAACTCGCGGGTGGAGCTGGTGAAGATGTAA